The following are encoded together in the Arthrobacter sp. Y-9 genome:
- a CDS encoding thiamine pyrophosphate-binding protein: protein MSGEHPAVRNGGDLVVETLQALGARTVFGIPGQHALGLFDAMGCGRPHFVSSRIENNSAFAADGYSRATGQPGVLFLSTGPGALTSLAGLQEAYATGVPMVVVASQIPTPGLGARRRGMLHQLDDQALAASQVTKSQRTIQHASAIPSALRDAWAEAITAPQGPVWVEVPQDILLEPVSTPPVRDITAEAHPVPARAELIEEAARILTSARRPLAIAGGGVRRGQAEAALLELAEALDAPVICSPGGKGAFPWEHPLSLQSWIEDVHMSELIEDADVLLAVGTSLGEVTSNYFTLAPRGRLVQIDAEARVLESNHPALGIHADAGEALPALRAAVVGLLRDHEPQDHDGAARDWHGRSPREVVATALDTVRDRLAGQGLDHELDFMAAVRAAVPDGMQTFWDMTISAYWGWSCWDARAGQFHSAQGAGGIGWAYGAAIGGSVGLGERVLAVSGDGSSMYSISELATARQHDAPVTWLIVDDGGYGILREYMEGAFGKATATELSRPDFVALAESFGVPARRVAAEDVEQALREALEAEGPNVVVVDTKLRMFAPTHLDRPVTL, encoded by the coding sequence ATGTCCGGAGAGCACCCGGCAGTACGCAACGGCGGCGACCTGGTGGTCGAGACCCTGCAGGCCCTCGGCGCCCGCACGGTCTTCGGCATCCCCGGCCAGCACGCGCTGGGCCTCTTCGACGCCATGGGCTGCGGACGGCCGCACTTCGTCTCCAGCCGCATCGAGAACAACTCCGCCTTCGCCGCGGACGGGTATTCCCGCGCCACCGGACAGCCGGGCGTCCTGTTCCTCTCGACCGGCCCCGGGGCCCTGACCTCCCTGGCCGGGTTGCAGGAGGCCTACGCCACGGGCGTTCCGATGGTCGTCGTCGCCAGCCAGATCCCCACGCCTGGTCTCGGGGCACGGCGCCGCGGCATGCTCCACCAGCTCGACGATCAGGCCCTCGCCGCCTCCCAGGTGACGAAATCCCAGCGGACCATCCAGCACGCCTCCGCCATCCCCTCCGCCCTCCGCGACGCCTGGGCCGAAGCCATCACCGCACCTCAGGGACCGGTCTGGGTCGAGGTGCCGCAGGACATCCTGCTGGAACCCGTCAGCACTCCCCCGGTCCGGGACATCACGGCCGAAGCCCACCCGGTCCCCGCCCGCGCCGAGCTGATCGAGGAGGCCGCCCGAATTCTGACGTCGGCCCGGCGGCCACTCGCGATCGCCGGTGGCGGCGTCCGTCGCGGGCAGGCCGAAGCCGCGCTCCTGGAACTGGCGGAAGCCCTCGACGCCCCGGTCATCTGCTCCCCCGGCGGCAAGGGCGCCTTCCCGTGGGAGCACCCGCTCTCGCTGCAGTCCTGGATCGAGGACGTGCACATGAGCGAGTTGATCGAGGACGCCGACGTGCTCCTGGCCGTCGGGACGTCGCTCGGCGAGGTCACGTCCAACTACTTCACCCTGGCTCCGCGGGGGCGTCTCGTCCAGATCGACGCGGAAGCCCGCGTGCTCGAGTCCAACCATCCCGCCCTCGGGATCCACGCCGACGCCGGTGAGGCGCTGCCGGCGCTGCGGGCCGCCGTCGTCGGGCTGCTTCGGGACCACGAGCCGCAGGACCACGACGGCGCCGCCCGCGACTGGCACGGCCGCTCCCCTCGCGAGGTGGTCGCCACCGCCCTGGACACCGTCCGCGACCGGCTCGCCGGTCAGGGCCTGGACCATGAGCTGGACTTCATGGCGGCCGTCCGCGCAGCCGTGCCCGACGGGATGCAGACCTTCTGGGACATGACGATCTCCGCCTACTGGGGCTGGAGCTGCTGGGACGCCCGCGCGGGCCAGTTCCACTCCGCCCAGGGCGCCGGCGGCATCGGGTGGGCCTACGGGGCCGCGATCGGCGGGTCCGTCGGCCTGGGCGAGCGCGTCCTGGCGGTCTCCGGCGACGGGTCCTCGATGTACTCGATCTCCGAACTCGCCACGGCCCGGCAGCACGACGCCCCGGTGACCTGGCTGATCGTGGACGACGGCGGCTATGGCATCCTGCGCGAATACATGGAGGGCGCATTCGGCAAGGCCACAGCCACCGAGCTGTCCCGGCCCGATTTCGTCGCCCTCGCCGAGTCGTTCGGAGTGCCGGCCCGCCGTGTCGCCGCGGAGGACGTCGAGCAGGCGCTGCGGGAAGCCCTCGAGGCGGAGGGGCCGAACGTCGTCGTCGTCGACACGAAGCTGCGGATGTTCGCCCCGACCCACCTGGACCGCCCGGTCACCCTCTGA
- a CDS encoding sodium:solute symporter, translating into MDGNIINSGIVILYLAAMLAFGFWGKSRTKNNSDFLVAGRRLGPLLYTGTMAAVVLGGASTVGGVGLGYKFGISGMWLVVAIGVGVLLLSLLFAGMIQKLKIYTVSQMLTLRYGTRATQTSGIVMLAYTLMLCATSTSAYATIFVVLFGWDRWLAIAIGGAIVLVYSTIGGMWSITLADQVQFFIKTIGVFFLMLPFALGAAGGWDGIKQRVNASFFQWDGIGVQTIITYFVVYTLGLLIGQDIWQRVFTAKTPGVARWGGATAGVYCILYGLAGAVIGMAAHVALPNIDVANLGKDVVYAEVATHILPVAIGGLVLAAAVAAMMSTASGALIAAATVARTDVAPFVASWFGRNVAVEHDKNPEEDVKENRLWVLGLGVVAIILAILVKDVVAALTIAYDILVGGLLVAILGGLVWKRGTGMGAAVSMAVGTVVTLGTMIILEINAKVPLDGVYANEPIYYGLISSAVVYIAVSLMTPPTDTKVIEAWNARLAGANAEEEPVIPAH; encoded by the coding sequence ATGGACGGAAACATCATCAATTCGGGGATCGTGATCCTCTATCTCGCGGCAATGCTGGCCTTCGGTTTCTGGGGCAAATCCCGGACGAAGAACAACAGCGACTTCCTGGTGGCGGGCCGCCGCCTCGGCCCCCTGCTGTACACCGGCACCATGGCCGCCGTGGTCCTCGGCGGAGCCTCGACGGTCGGCGGTGTCGGCCTCGGCTACAAGTTCGGCATCTCCGGCATGTGGCTCGTGGTGGCGATCGGCGTCGGCGTCCTGCTGCTCAGCCTGCTGTTCGCGGGCATGATCCAGAAGCTGAAGATCTACACCGTGTCCCAGATGCTGACGCTGCGGTACGGCACGCGCGCCACGCAGACCTCCGGCATCGTGATGCTGGCGTACACGCTGATGCTCTGCGCCACGTCCACCAGTGCCTACGCCACCATCTTCGTGGTGCTCTTCGGCTGGGACCGCTGGCTGGCGATCGCCATCGGCGGCGCGATCGTGCTGGTCTACTCCACCATCGGCGGCATGTGGTCCATCACCCTGGCCGACCAGGTGCAGTTCTTCATCAAGACCATCGGCGTCTTCTTCCTCATGCTGCCCTTCGCCCTGGGCGCGGCCGGCGGCTGGGACGGCATCAAGCAGCGCGTGAACGCCTCGTTCTTCCAGTGGGACGGCATCGGCGTGCAGACCATCATCACGTACTTCGTGGTCTACACCCTCGGCCTGCTGATCGGCCAGGACATCTGGCAGCGCGTGTTCACCGCCAAGACCCCCGGCGTGGCCCGCTGGGGCGGCGCGACGGCGGGCGTCTACTGCATCCTCTACGGCCTGGCCGGCGCCGTGATCGGCATGGCCGCCCACGTGGCCCTGCCGAACATCGACGTCGCGAACCTCGGCAAGGACGTGGTCTACGCCGAGGTCGCCACCCACATCCTGCCGGTCGCCATCGGCGGCCTGGTACTCGCCGCCGCCGTCGCGGCCATGATGTCCACCGCCTCCGGCGCTCTGATCGCGGCAGCCACTGTGGCGCGCACCGACGTCGCTCCGTTCGTGGCGAGTTGGTTCGGCCGCAACGTGGCCGTCGAGCACGATAAGAATCCCGAAGAGGACGTCAAGGAGAACCGTCTCTGGGTCCTGGGCCTCGGCGTGGTGGCGATCATCCTCGCCATCCTGGTCAAGGACGTGGTCGCGGCTCTCACCATCGCGTATGACATCCTGGTGGGCGGCCTCCTGGTCGCGATCCTGGGCGGTCTCGTGTGGAAGCGCGGCACCGGAATGGGCGCCGCAGTCTCCATGGCCGTCGGCACCGTGGTCACCCTCGGCACCATGATCATCCTCGAGATCAACGCCAAGGTCCCGCTCGACGGCGTCTACGCCAACGAGCCGATCTACTACGGCCTGATCTCCTCCGCCGTCGTCTACATCGCGGTGTCGCTCATGACCCCGCCCACGGACACGAAGGTCATCGAGGCGTGGAACGCCCGCTTGGCCGGCGCGAACGCCGAAGAAGAGCCGGTCATCCCGGCGCACTGA
- a CDS encoding GlsB/YeaQ/YmgE family stress response membrane protein, with translation MGFLGWIILGLIAGAIAKAITPGEHGGGWLSTLVLGVVGALVGGWIGSALFHEGVNSFWSLGSWLLAIGGAVLVLVVWGALTRKSRA, from the coding sequence ATGGGATTTCTCGGTTGGATCATTCTGGGCCTGATCGCAGGCGCCATCGCCAAGGCCATCACTCCGGGTGAGCACGGGGGCGGCTGGCTCTCGACGCTCGTCCTGGGCGTCGTCGGCGCGCTGGTCGGTGGCTGGATCGGATCGGCACTGTTCCACGAGGGCGTCAACAGCTTCTGGTCCCTCGGATCCTGGCTGCTCGCGATCGGCGGCGCCGTGCTGGTCCTGGTCGTCTGGGGGGCTTTGACCCGCAAGAGCCGGGCCTGA
- a CDS encoding CsbD family protein, whose product MSFIDKAKNAADQAVGKAKEVIGEATDNHKLEAEGKLQQAKGDVKQAGEDVKDAFKDK is encoded by the coding sequence ATGAGTTTCATCGACAAGGCCAAGAACGCTGCCGATCAGGCGGTCGGCAAGGCCAAGGAAGTCATCGGCGAGGCGACGGACAACCACAAGCTGGAGGCTGAAGGCAAGCTTCAGCAGGCCAAGGGTGACGTCAAGCAGGCCGGCGAGGACGTCAAGGACGCCTTCAA